The Zootoca vivipara chromosome 4, rZooViv1.1, whole genome shotgun sequence genome has a segment encoding these proteins:
- the RNF149 gene encoding E3 ubiquitin-protein ligase RNF149 codes for MVLLRRVALPLLLALAAVGCPRVAWSLVWYTAWVTTMYTDPGTNRTVQESTESGRYGDGSPKDNAQGLVGIPRGGGGGSGRHMEGCAPGIDYEIPRPPGGAHAAGTPPSWIALVAHGGCSLKDKIANAVRKRAAAVVIYNEPRFGNSTLTMSYNYGTGNAVVIMVGYPKGMEILELVQRGIPVRMSIGVGKQHVQEYISGQSVVFVSIAFITMMIISLAWLIFFYIQRFLYSGSHFRNQGHREETIKAIGQLPLHIVKHEDKGLNVDAENCAVCIENYKPKDIVRILPCKHVFHRHCLDPWLLEHRTCPMCKLDVIKALGYWGGPTDEQEVAMPESTSGSILAESWSIAVPEENRNETSDLSASSANGSALSSNGLKEDAGERTALLETDGRDNRHEEHLSIGNTV; via the exons ATGGTGCTGTTGCGCCGCGTGGCGCTGCCTCTGCTGCTGGCGCTGGCGGCGGTGGGGTGCCCGcgggtggcctggtccctggtGTGGTACACGGCCTGGGTGACCACCATGTACACCGACCCCGGCACCAACCGCACGGTGCAGGAGAGTACCGAGAGCGGCCGCTACGGCGACGGCTCGCCCAAGGACAACGCGCAAGGCCTGGTCGGCATCCCccgcggcggcggaggggggagCGGCCGCCACATGGAAGGCTGCGCGCCGGGGATCGACTACGAGATCCCCAGGCCGCCCGGAGGAGCGCACGCCGCGGGGACGCCTCCGTCGTGGATCGCTCTGGTGGCGCACGGGGGCTGCAGCTTGAAGGACAAAATCGCCAACGCCGTGAGGAAGCGGGCGGCTGCCGTGGTGATCTACAACGAGCCCAGGTTCGGCAACTCCACCCTGACCATGTCCTATAATTACG GTACTGGCAATGCAGTTGTAATCATGGTTGGATATCCCAAAGGGATGGAGATCTTGGAACTGGTGCAAAGAGGGATACCAGTGAGGATGTCTATTGGTGTTGGCAAGCAACACGTGCAAGAATATATCAGTGGACAGTCTGTTGTATTTGTATCAATTGCATTTATCACCATGATGATCATATCGTTGGCATGGCTTATATTTTTTTACATACAGCGCTTCCTCTATAGTGGATCGCATTTTAGGAACCAG ggcCATAGAGAAGAAACCATAAAAGCAATTGGCCAGCTTCCACTGCATATTGTAAAGCATGAAGATAAG GGCTTGAATGTCGATGCTGAAAATTGTGCTGTATGCATTGAAAACTATAAACCAAAGGATATCGTTCGAATCCTGCCTTGCAA GCACGTCTTTCACAGGCATTGCCTCGATCCCTGGCTGCTGGAACACAGAACGTGTCCAATGTGCAAACTAGATGTCATCAAAGCTCTCGGATATTGG GGAGGGCCTACAGATGAACAAGAAGTTGCAATGCCTGAATCAACAAGTGGCAGCATATTGGCCGAGAGCTGGAGTATTGCTGTGccagaagagaacagaaatgaaaCAAGTGACTTATCAGCATCTTCTGCTAACGGATCTGCATTAAGTAGTAACGGTTTAAAAGAGGATGCAGGTGAAAGAACAGCCTTACTTG AAACGGATGGCAGAGATAATCGACATGAAGAACACCTGTCTATTGGAAACACTGTATGA
- the CREG2 gene encoding protein CREG2, protein MPACCCCRRTPPVSRAAACPCWLSWVLLWCSLALAPAGGYVIVNSVSWSVTNEVEEELHSSSNEEVLPALLEDTTAIWKQSYPASVYKEEEEEDMRSRLGEARPKQNSSPSRMFSYRRASPKGGTESLAPHEQAARAARSLIHSSNWGFLATRSAHEKIRGAPFGSCLSISDGPTDNSTGIPFFYVTPKDNTVADLMKNSVASLTLPEAEGEICRKTVVDPDDPRCVRLILTGQVVMVPLEEVEFAKQALFSRHPAMRKWPRNYEWFFMKMIIEHVWLQNWYGGIAAIAVEEYFKAVPSKA, encoded by the exons ATGCCCgcgtgctgctgctgccgccggacTCCGCCGGTGTCCAGGGCCGCCGCGTGCCCCTGCTGGCTCTCGTGGGTGCTGCTGTGGTGCAGCTTGGCCTTGGCCCCGGCCGGCGGCTACGTGATCGTGAACTCGGTGTCGTGGTCCGTCACCAACGAGGTGGAGGAAGAGCTGCACAGCTCCTCGAACGAGGAGGTTCTCCCCGCGCTCCTGGAAGACACCACGGCCATCTGGAAGCAGAGCTACCCGGCCTCGGTgtacaaagaggaggaggaggaggacatgagGTCCAGGCTGGGGGAGGCGAGGCCGAAGCAGAACTCGTCCCCTTCCCGCATGTTTTCCTACAGGAGAGCGAGCCCCAAAGGGGGAACGGAGAGCCTCGCGCCCCACGAGCAAGCGGCCAGGGCGGCCCGGTCCCTGATCCATTCCAGCAACTGGGGATTCCTGGCCACGAGATCCGCTCATGAAAAG ATCCGGGGAGCACCGTTTGGGAGTTGCTTATCTATTAGCGATGGCCCCACAGACAATAGCACTGGAATTCCTTTTTTTTATGTGACTCCAAAGGACAACACAGTAGCTGATCTCATGAAAAATTCCGTTGCTTCCCTGACATTGCCAGAGGCAGAAGGAGAGATCTGCAG AAAAACAGTCGTTGACCCTGATGATCCACGGTGTGTCAGACTTATTCTTACAGGGCAGGTGGTGATGGTGCCTCTGGAAGAAGTGGAATTTGCCAAGCAAGCATTGTTTTCTAG GCACCCAGCAATGAGAAAATGGCCTCGCAATTATGAATGGTTCTTTATGAAAATGATCATTGAACATGTCTGGCTTCAGAACTGGTATGGAGGAATTGCCGCCATTGCAGTGGAGGAGTATTTCAAAGCAGTTCCCAGTAAAGCTTGA